In the genome of Clostridia bacterium, the window ATTATCAGGATGAAGCCGACTTAGAAATTATTAATTCTGTACTTACCCAAGTACAAAAAAAATATCACAAACCCATTGTTACCGAGGTAGAACCCTTAAAAAATTATCAGCTTGCCGAAAAAGAACATCAAAACTATTTAGAAAAAAACCCCGAAGGCTACTGCCATATTGATTTAAACAAAATACCTAGACCCTCCCCAGAGGAGCTAAAAAAAAGATTAACTCCTTTACAATATCAAGTGACCCAAAAAGATCATACTGAACCACCATTTGACAACCAATATTGGGATCACTATCAAAAAGGAATTTATGTAGACAGCGTTAGTGGTGAACCACTTTTTGTCTCTACAGACAAATATGATTCAGGATGTGGTTGGCCGAGTTTTACCAAACCCATTTCCGAAACCCAAATACTTGAAAGAACTGACAAAAGCCATGGCATGCTTCGTACCGAAGTACGCAGCAAAAA includes:
- the msrB gene encoding peptide-methionine (R)-S-oxide reductase MsrB → MKRIWLAGGCFWGVQAYFAQIPGVLDTSVGYANGQTPNPTYEKIAASGHAETVEISYNPEIISLAKLLTYFFEIINPTLKNRQGPDKGTQYRTGIYYQDEADLEIINSVLTQVQKKYHKPIVTEVEPLKNYQLAEKEHQNYLEKNPEGYCHIDLNKIPRPSPEELKKRLTPLQYQVTQKDHTEPPFDNQYWDHYQKGIYVDSVSGEPLFVSTDKYDSGCGWPSFTKPISETQILERTDKSHGMLRTEVRSKKGNSHLGHVFNDGPPEKGGLRYCINSAALKFIPEEEMEKKGYGRFKHLIR